In the genome of Anabaena cylindrica PCC 7122, the window TGGCTTTAGTACTTGCCTGTTACCATCTGGATCTTGGTCAAAGGAATAGATGACACGACAGGTTTTTAAATCCTGACGATCTTCACAATCGCTACTGTCTAAAATCCTACTAATGGCATGAGGAGGATTCCACACACCACGATTGCTAATAGCACCAAAAGCTCCAGTCATTTCTAAAACATTGACGACACTTTGACCTAAAACTAAACCAGGAACTGGATCAAGTGACGATTGTACCCCTAGACGCTTGGCCATATCCACTACTTTATTTAATCCAACTTCTCTAGCAACCCTTAAAGCAATGGGGTTTTCAGAGAGAGCCAAACCGGTAGCTATATCTAAACTACCACCACCACCAGATCGGCATGGCTTGTAGGTAAAACCTTGCCAAGGGAAAGAAGCGCAAGAATAACTTCTGGATGATGATATTCCTTGTTCAAGTGCAGCAGTGTAAGCAAAAATCTTGAAAGTGGAACCAGGTTGTCTTTTCGCTTGAGTAGCACGATTAAACTGACTTGTTCTGTAATCAACTCCCCCTACCATTGCTAAGATACTGCCACTTCTGGAGTCTAGAGTTACCATACCCCCTTGTGAAAACCGAAAACTTGAACCTGCGTTACTAACTGAATTTCGTAGTGCTGATTCTGCCTGGGCTTGAATTGCTGGATCTAACTGGGTTTCGATGATATAGTTGCCCTCTCTTGCTGCTCCTTCCCCTAAAATTGATTCCAGTTCTTGAAAGACGTAATTGTAAAAGTAAGGGGCAATTGTCTGAGCTTGCCTTTCGCAAACCTTGGGACTAACTTGGACGGTAGATCTTCTGGCGCGATTGGCTTCTTCTGAGCTAATTTTGCCCATTTCCAGCATTCGTTTAATCACGCGGTTGCGGTAATCAGCTGCTCCTAACTTTTTTGGTCCATCTCCACAAAAATCGAAGGCGTTGGGAGCAGGTAAGATACCCACCAGTGTCGCTGCTTCTGAGAGAGTTAATTCTTTAGCTGACTTTTCAAAGTAATATTTAGCTGCATCTTCAAACCCAGAAGTATCCCCCCCCAAAAATACCCGATTTAAGTAAGAGAGTAAGATTTCATCTTTACTGTAAAAGGTTTCTAGCTTCAGCGAAACAATTGCTTCCCGTACTTTACGCCCTAAGGAATCTTGTCTACCTACATAATCGCGGAATAAACTACGGGCAGTTTGCTGGGTAACAGTACTAGCGCCTTGTTGGACATCACCTGTGCGGCTGTTGATGAGTACGGCTCGCAAAATTCCTAAAGGGTCAACCCCAAAGTGCCAATAATAACGACTATCTTCAGAAGCTACGACAGCGGCGGGTAAATAAGGTCCAAACTCTGATAACTGTTTCAGGTCTACGTGAGCAATATTCCGAGGCTCCCGGAGTGGGGTAGAACCATCACGGGCATAAACAATTACAGGGGCTTGTGTAGCTGTCGGTAGGGGTTTGACGGAAAATTTAGTCCATTCAAAACCAATTCCTAGCGCCAATAAAGCGCTGACACTGCCAACACCATAAAACCCCCAAGTCGCTGCTTTGATATACCAGGCTGGAGGATCGATGTATTGTAATCGGACTGAGGCAGCAAGCTCTGGTG includes:
- a CDS encoding transglycosylase domain-containing protein; translated protein: MSFPQPPQKPQTLLGQLTQAVNTIQARVDFSKLALKPNAKVPELWVQDAGADKAEIYPLLGDRYILGRSSKSSDIVVRNPVVSQIHLSLSRDSSQRTPIFTIKDENSTNGIYLGKRRVTSLELRHGDVFTLGPPELAASVRLQYIDPPAWYIKAATWGFYGVGSVSALLALGIGFEWTKFSVKPLPTATQAPVIVYARDGSTPLREPRNIAHVDLKQLSEFGPYLPAAVVASEDSRYYWHFGVDPLGILRAVLINSRTGDVQQGASTVTQQTARSLFRDYVGRQDSLGRKVREAIVSLKLETFYSKDEILLSYLNRVFLGGDTSGFEDAAKYYFEKSAKELTLSEAATLVGILPAPNAFDFCGDGPKKLGAADYRNRVIKRMLEMGKISSEEANRARRSTVQVSPKVCERQAQTIAPYFYNYVFQELESILGEGAAREGNYIIETQLDPAIQAQAESALRNSVSNAGSSFRFSQGGMVTLDSRSGSILAMVGGVDYRTSQFNRATQAKRQPGSTFKIFAYTAALEQGISSSRSYSCASFPWQGFTYKPCRSGGGGSLDIATGLALSENPIALRVAREVGLNKVVDMAKRLGVQSSLDPVPGLVLGQSVVNVLEMTGAFGAISNRGVWNPPHAISRILDSSDCEDRQDLKTCRVIYSFDQDPDGNRQVLKPGVADEMVRLMRGVITRGTGRSASLGLGEGGKTGTTDKNVDLWFIGFIPSRQLVTGIWLGNDNNSPTSGSSAQAAQLWGNYMGRITK